The following coding sequences lie in one Zingiber officinale cultivar Zhangliang chromosome 2B, Zo_v1.1, whole genome shotgun sequence genomic window:
- the LOC122049593 gene encoding probable transcription factor KAN2 isoform X3: protein MHLPPTLLSSITEDLMMLSPVVFGEATTPADSPDLSLQIGPPKSSVTSVTDLRPSSFIPTDQAPPPLHPSNRMPSSFPCCCGSTWLLGLRPESPTAGGYGHQLHPFGVTGTNILHPCKLVSSKFMMPRKSRTPRMRWTSILHARFVHAVDLLGGHERATPKSILELMDVTDLTLAHVKSHLQMYRTVKSTDKPAVSSDCSVQEDLEPGNKSSG, encoded by the exons ATGCACCTACCTCCTACACTTTTATCATCCATAACTGAAGATCTTATGATGCTATCGCCAGTCGTCTTTGGGGAGGCTACAACCCCCGCCGACTCCCCTGACCTCTCTCTTCAAATCGGCCCTCCGAAAAGCTCAGTCACCAGCGTCACCGACCTCCGTCCCTCGAGCTTCATCCCGACTGATCAAGCACCACCTCCTCTGCATCCATCCAACCGGatgccttcttcttttccttgttgcTGTGGCTCGACGTGGCTCCTGGGATTGAGACCGGAGTCTCCAACGGCGGGGGGCTACGGCCACCAGCTTCACCCCTTCGGCGTGACTGGGACGAACATCCTCCACCCCTGCAAGTTAGTGAGTTCAAAGTTTATGATGCCTCGGAAAAGCAGGACACCGAGAATGCGGTGGACGAGCATCCTCCACGCCCGCTTCGTCCACGCCGTCGACCTCCTCGGCGGCCACGAGA GAGCTACACCGAAGTCTATTTTGGAGCTTATGGACGTGACAGATCTCACTCTAGCCCACGTAAAGAGTCATTTGCAG ATGTATAGAACAGTTAAATCCACCGACAAGCCTGCAGTTTCCTCAG ATTGCTCTGTTCAGGAAGATTTGGAACCTGGAAACAAGTCATCCGG TTGA